The following are encoded in a window of Dioscorea cayenensis subsp. rotundata cultivar TDr96_F1 chromosome 16, TDr96_F1_v2_PseudoChromosome.rev07_lg8_w22 25.fasta, whole genome shotgun sequence genomic DNA:
- the LOC120278863 gene encoding phosphatidylinositol/phosphatidylcholine transfer protein SFH11-like isoform X1: MELKRSSLSTSSFRSIQEALKTIRRSFTIKTILEGTHNPKDEQFVQSLRDLLLSSGAQLPDKFDDYHTLLRFLRMRGFDIVKAKEALLSMLKWRKEFGVDAIAKDFKLNEYEKVKKYYPHGFHGVDRNGRPVYIERTGMVELMALLNENSIDDYIKYHISQQEKTLNLRFPACSLAAKKHIASSTTILDVKGVGLNSFSKPARELFTGIQKIDSNYYPDTLNQLFIVNAGSSFVVLWKMLKAFLDARTLSKIHVLGNKFQNKLFEAVDPSNLPEFLGGTCTCSEIGGCLMKDKGPWTNPEISEILKNVERNGEYRDESSSNGLSIGECSGLQEFTDEELNSISKIMLEEVSALERCLDDSKTILQDLKSKQEEIESHIEQLKRLTISVNKSPSD, translated from the exons ATGGAACTGAAGAGATCTTCACTCTCAACAAGTAGTTTTAGATCAATCCAAGAAGCATTAAAAACAATTCGAAGGAGTTTCACTATCAAAACTATCCTTGAAGGAACTCATAATCCGAAAGACGAGCAATTCGTTCAGTCCTTAAGAGACTTACTTCTTTCATCCGGTGCCCAACTTCCTGACAAGTTCGACGACTACCACACTCTCCTTCG TTTCTTGAGAATGCGAGGTTTTGATATAGTGAAAGCTAAGGAAGCATTACTTAGTATGCTCAAATGGCGCAAAGAATTCGGTGTCGATGCAATTGCAAAG GACTTCAAACTTAATGAGTATGAGAAGGTTAAGAAGTATTATCCACATGGATTTCATGGAGTCGATCGAAATGGAAGACCGGTGTACATAGAAAGAACAGGAATGGTCGAATTAATGGCGTTACTAAACGAAAATTCTATCGATGACTATATAAAGTATCACATTTCTCAGCAAGAGAAGACATTGAACTTGAGATTTCCTGCTTGTTCACTTGCTGCTAAAAAACACATTGCTTCCTCAACTACCATTCTTGATGTCAAGGGAGTG GGACTTAATAGTTTTTCAAAGCCTGCAAGAGAGTTATTCACAGGAATTCAGAAAATCGACAGCAATTACTATCCAGAT ACTCTGAATCAGCTATTCATTGTGAATGCTGGATCAAGCTTTGTGGTTTTATGGAAAATGCTTAAGGCGTTTCTCGATGCGCGAACATTATCGAAAATTCAT GTGTTAGGAAATAAGTTTCAGAATAAACTCTTTGAAGCTGTTGATCCAAG TAATTTGCCGGAATTTTTGGGAGGGACATGCACTTGTTCTGAAATTGGAGGTTGTTTGATGAAAGATAAAGGACCATGGACTAACCCAGAAATCAGTGAAATTTTGaag AATGTAGAAAGAAATGGAGAGTATAGAGATGAATCATCATCAAATGGACTAAGTATTGGAGAATGTTCAGGTCTTCAG gaATTCACTGATGAAGAATTAAACTCAATCAGT AAGATAATGTTGGAAGAAGTTTCGGCTTTGGAGCGTTGTTTAGACGACAGCAAAACA ATATTGCAAGAtcttaaatcaaaacaagaagagaTTGAATCACACATAGAACAACTAAAGAGACTGACTATATCTGTGAACAAGTCTCCAAGtgattaa
- the LOC120278864 gene encoding peroxisomal membrane protein 11-4 has product MTTDTVDKLVIFLAKRDGIDKLVKTFQYISKLIHFHTQSSHPSLANRFKQWELSSGLSRKAFRTGRFLTGFNTLRRSPTVHMHPFGILSILSNAGEMVYFFFDHFLWLARVGVLDASLARRMSFISAFGESFGYIFFIIIDFIIIKQGLKEEKRLKSMEIVNMEMVKKIRADRVMRLMAIAANLADLVIALADIEPNPFCNHAVTLGISGLVSAWAGWYRNWPSN; this is encoded by the coding sequence ATGACCACCGACACTGTCGACAAGCTCGTCATCTTCCTCGCCAAGCGAGATGGCATCGACAAACTAGTCAAGACCTTCCAATACATCTCCAAACTCATCCATTTCCACACACAATCCTCCCACCCTTCCCTTGCCAACCGTTTCAAACAATGGGAGCTCTCTTCCGGCCTAAGCCGAAAGGCTTTCCGCACCGGCCGCTTCCTCACAGGCTTCAACACTCTCCGCCGAAGCCCCACCGTTCATATGCACCCTTTCGGTATACTCTCCATTCTCTCCAATGCCGGAGAAATGGTCTACTTCTTCTTTGATCACTTTCTTTGGCTTGCTAGAGTTGGCGTCCTCGACGCCTCCCTCGCTCGACGTATGAGCTTCATCTCTGCCTTCGGCGAATCATTTGGGTACATATTCTTCATCATTATTGACTTCATTATCATCAAACAAGGattaaaagaagagaagaggtTGAAATCAATGGAGATAGTGAACATGGAGATGGTTAAGAAGATTAGAGCTGATAGAGTGATGAGGTTAATGGCCATTGCTGCTAATCTTGCTGATCTTGTGATTGCTCTTGCAGACATTGAACCAAATCCTTTTTGTAACCATGCAGTAACTCTTGGAATTAGTGGTCTTGTTTCTGCATGGGCTGGTTGGTATCGTAATTGGCCTtctaattaa
- the LOC120278863 gene encoding phosphatidylinositol/phosphatidylcholine transfer protein SFH11-like isoform X2: protein MELKRSSLSTSSFRSIQEALKTIRRSFTIKTILEGTHNPKDEQFVQSLRDLLLSSGAQLPDKFDDYHTLLRFLRMRGFDIVKAKEALLSMLKWRKEFGVDAIAKDFKLNEYEKVKKYYPHGFHGVDRNGRPVYIERTGMVELMALLNENSIDDYIKYHISQQEKTLNLRFPACSLAAKKHIASSTTILDVKGVGLNSFSKPARELFTGIQKIDSNYYPDTLNQLFIVNAGSSFVVLWKMLKAFLDARTLSKIHVLGNKFQNKLFEAVDPSNLPEFLGGTCTCSEIGGCLMKDKGPWTNPEISEILKNVERNGEYRDESSSNGLSIGECSGIH from the exons ATGGAACTGAAGAGATCTTCACTCTCAACAAGTAGTTTTAGATCAATCCAAGAAGCATTAAAAACAATTCGAAGGAGTTTCACTATCAAAACTATCCTTGAAGGAACTCATAATCCGAAAGACGAGCAATTCGTTCAGTCCTTAAGAGACTTACTTCTTTCATCCGGTGCCCAACTTCCTGACAAGTTCGACGACTACCACACTCTCCTTCG TTTCTTGAGAATGCGAGGTTTTGATATAGTGAAAGCTAAGGAAGCATTACTTAGTATGCTCAAATGGCGCAAAGAATTCGGTGTCGATGCAATTGCAAAG GACTTCAAACTTAATGAGTATGAGAAGGTTAAGAAGTATTATCCACATGGATTTCATGGAGTCGATCGAAATGGAAGACCGGTGTACATAGAAAGAACAGGAATGGTCGAATTAATGGCGTTACTAAACGAAAATTCTATCGATGACTATATAAAGTATCACATTTCTCAGCAAGAGAAGACATTGAACTTGAGATTTCCTGCTTGTTCACTTGCTGCTAAAAAACACATTGCTTCCTCAACTACCATTCTTGATGTCAAGGGAGTG GGACTTAATAGTTTTTCAAAGCCTGCAAGAGAGTTATTCACAGGAATTCAGAAAATCGACAGCAATTACTATCCAGAT ACTCTGAATCAGCTATTCATTGTGAATGCTGGATCAAGCTTTGTGGTTTTATGGAAAATGCTTAAGGCGTTTCTCGATGCGCGAACATTATCGAAAATTCAT GTGTTAGGAAATAAGTTTCAGAATAAACTCTTTGAAGCTGTTGATCCAAG TAATTTGCCGGAATTTTTGGGAGGGACATGCACTTGTTCTGAAATTGGAGGTTGTTTGATGAAAGATAAAGGACCATGGACTAACCCAGAAATCAGTGAAATTTTGaag AATGTAGAAAGAAATGGAGAGTATAGAGATGAATCATCATCAAATGGACTAAGTATTGGAGAATGTTCAG gaATTCACTGA